A window of Nitrospirota bacterium genomic DNA:
ATAAAGAAAAACCAATTTAGTTTTTATTTTGTGCTTGTAACATTTACAGCTAATTAATATAATTATTTACATTCAGAAAATCACACTCAGAAATATATTAACTATTAGAACTCAATGATATGAAAACAATTCAATTAATACTTTATTTCTTTCTCGCCGTTATTTTCATTGTCTCATTGATTATGAGTGACATTAAGTCAGACTATATGTGGTTTGCACGTTGTGGCGCATTGATAACAGTTATACCGATACTAATATCTATAATGGATTTTTATTCGGATAGGGCTGCTATTTATTATGCTAAACATAACTATGCCGTGTTTGCACCAGCCAATGTGGAAGAGTTAGCTAACAAATATTGGCCAATCAAAGTTATCATTAACGCTATAATCACTATTATTGGCACCATCATTTGGGGTTTTGGTGATCTTCTGGGTAAATGGCTCTAACAGACCTTTCACCAAGACGCAGAAAGAAAACAAAATGAATATCGCAATAACAAAAACCATAATCTTCCTTGTAATATCAAACGCATTCATGACGTTTGCCTGGTACGCGCATCTCAGGAATCTCAGCGACAGAACATGGATCATTGCCGCGCTTGCAAGCTGGGGCATCGCTTTTTTTGAATACATGTTCCAGGTCCCTGCCAACCGGATCGGCTACACAGTGATGTCCCTGCCGCAGTTGAAGATCATGCAGGAGGTCATCACCCTTGCTGTCTTCGTCCCTTTCTCACTGATCTACATGAGGCAGGCATTGTCATGGAATTATCTATGGGCATCTCTCTGCATGGCAGGCGCGATATTCTTCATCTTTAGAGGGCAGGGAAGTTAGACTTAGGCTGGTTGTTGCACTGCAATTATCTAAAACGCATAAGTAAGATTCAGCATCCCGACCCAGATCTCTGTCGTGCTTCCGGGGAAAGAGACCAGTGCTGAACCGAACTGCTTTGAGTCGCTCTCATCAAGTTCTATAAGTGAACCGCTGATCCCGGCATAGAAGCTCATCCTGTCGGTTATGCTCGTTGCCAGCCCGACTCCTCCGTCAATGCATGTTCCCTTTGTATCAAAATCAATCCCTGGGTAAGCGCTGTATTCAACTCTGCCTGAGGGATGAAGCGAATATGCTATCCTGCTGTCCAAAGCCCATTTGCCTATTCTTCTTCCGAAACCGGCTCCAAGGCTTGTGCGCCAGAGGTTCAGCTTCTCAGTGCCGCTTGCCTGCAACGGTGTGCCTGTAAAAACAAAATCATCCCTCTTGAACCTGAGGATGTCCATTCCTTGAGCAGCAAACGCCCTGTAATAATAATCGCCAAAGTCATTCTTGTATCCTAACCTGGCCTCATAGAACTGGCCGAAGAACCTTATGTCATTGCTCTGTGACTGCGCGCCCTTGTCCTCCCATCTCTCATCATTATAAAAACCTGTCCCCCAGTCGATGACAAAACCCGTGAATAAGTGCGGATTGCTTTTTAATGTGTACTCTCCTGATACGCCGTAAAATAGTACATTCTCATTCGATTCCGACATGCCCTCTTCCTTGTGGCTGAGAGCGCCGTAACCGGCGTGTGTGCCAACGCCGAAATTGCCGGCGTATGAAGATGTTGAGAAGATCAAGAAAAGTGAGAAAGACAAAAACAGTAACAGATATTTATTTCTTGCCGATGACAGACTCATGTATAATTCTCCCCTGATAAGTATTTAACGCGCTCTTTAATGCTGCATCCTCTGTAATGGCTCTCTCTATCCCCATGTCCGCAAGCAGCTTCACATATTCGATCGTCTTGCTTGTGAGCGCCTGAGTGGATGTCCTCGGATACGCGCCCGGCATGTTGGCAACGGCATAATGTATGACCCCGTCAATAGTATAAACCGGATCGGTATGAGTTGTGGGCCTTGTCGTCTCAGCGCAACCGCCCTGATCAACCGCCACATCTACAATGACAGAACCCTTCTTCATTTTTGAAACAAGTTCTTTTGATATCAATTTAGGCGCCTTTGCTCCTGTGACAAGGACAGCGCCGATAACTACGTCAGCTTCCATGACTTCGGCTCTTATATTTTCGTCAGTAGAAAGAAGTGTTCTTACCCTGCCCCCAAATATTTTTTTGATCTCATCAAGTTTAGCAGAGCTTTTATTGATAATCGTAATCTCCGCGCCCATGCCGTATGCGACCTTTAGCGCGCTCATGCCAACATTGCCTGCGCCAAGTATAAGCACCTTTGCAGACTGCGCGCCTTCGACACTCGACATAAGAACGCCCTCTCCGCCGTGTACCTTCTGCAGAAAGTTGGCAGCCATGACAGGCGCCATCTTGCCTGCTATCTCACTCATAGGTTTTAACAAGGGCAATCCGCCGTCAGCCTCGAGCGTTTCATATGCCAATCCGGTTATCTTGCTGCTCAGGAGAAAATCTATCAGGCCGGGGTTCGGGGCGAGATGAAGGTATGTAAAGAGAGCCTGCCCTTGGCGAAAGAGGTCATATTCCGAAGCCAGAGGTTCCTTTACCTTCAGGATAAGGTCCGCATCATTAAAGAGTTCCGGCTTGCCGGCCATCACAGCCCCAGCCTTCTCATATTCAATATCAGAGAAACCGCTGCCCTCTCCGGCAGACCTCTCGATGAGTATATGATGCCCGCTATTTTTCAGCCCGCTGACGCCTGAGGGTGTTATCGCCACCCTGTGCTCTTCTTCCTTTATCTCTTTTGGAACGCCTATTATCATGGAGAAATAATATCTGAAACTTCTGGTGTTATCAACTATTGGCTCTAATACCATACCTTGTCATTCCGGCGGCTCCGTCCAGCCTAATGTTGGCTTGTCCGGAATCATCTTGCTTGCAGACTCCCGATACCCAAAGGGCACAGGCAAGCGGGAGTGACAGTCATGGTGTATGATATTAATTCTTTCCGAAAATATAATCAGCCTGCTCAGGAGTGAGCGCGCCGCTCAGGTCATTGACAAGTTTACGGGCAAGGGCAAGTCCCTGCTCAATATCATCTCCGGCTATCGGGATATCAAGACGGACAAGCAGCCCTGTGTTCTTCTTATCAAAGAGAGAGAAGAAAAGCTGCTTCATCTTCTGCTCCGCCCAGTTGGTTACAACCTTCTTGTCTATTGAGATCCAGTAAATGATCAGGGTCTTCTCTCCTTTGCTGCGGTGCTCTGCAAAAAAAGTGTTTGCGTTGATCATTCGGCATGAGGCATTTAATTCGGTATCATCCATTTCTTTGACCTTGTAGCCGGAACTTCTGAAACATCCGTTAGGATAGTGAAAGTCCCTTGCATTAATGATCATAAAAAGAAGATCCTTTTTCTCCTTGTCAGTATACCTGTATGCAAGAGCCTCACTTATAAATTCATATCCCGCACCCTGCAGGTTTATCCTGAACTTCTCAGACAGATCAACTCCTTTCCAGCCTGCAAATGCATCCGGCATTACAAGGCCTGGGATAAATCTTGAGCCTTTGTATTCGGCCTGCTTAGGCACGGCAAAGCTGTAGACAGCTGCTGCTGATAACAGAACTGCCGCTATAAGGATCTTCGCATTCTTATTCATCATCAGCCTTTTCAGGCTTACACCTGTTGAGCATCATCTCAACATATATGAGCCCTAATATAGTGATCATGAATATAATGACACCGCTGAAAATATGAAAAAAGCCCCGGCCTGCTTCTTCACCGAAATAAAAGGTTATAAGGCAAAGTGTGATGACACGGATAAGGTTGCCGGTCAGCGCGAGAGGAGTAATTATCGCGGCAAGTATTATTTTCTTGAATAACCCCGCCCTTATTAAATATATATAGACAAATGAAAGAGAGAGCATGGCGATGAGAGAGCGGAAACCGCTGCATGCAGAAGCCATATACAAATCCTTATACCCGATCGAAAGTAGCAGCCCTTCCCTTTTTATCGGATAATTGAAGAAGCCCAGAATACCTTCAACAGCAAATGATACTCCGTATCTCATGGGAAGCGTGATGCTGTCAAGGATGCCAGCGGGCGGCGGTACGAGAAACAGGAGGTACAATATGGGAAATGATAAAGCTTTGGCAATCTTGCTTCCGTAAAGATAACCTGTCAAACCGAATAGAACAGGAACAAGCGAGAAGATGAAGATGAGGTCATAGCCCCTTCGCCACCCGAAGATAAAAATCATTACCCCGACAAGAAGCAGAAAAAAACTTACGAATATTCCGGCAGCGCTCTCTTTCTCTTCTTGAAGCAGTTTGTTAAGGGCTTCTCGTTTTTGCCAGGCAAGATAAAGGGATATTGGAAGAATGAAATAGATATGGGAGTAATCCTCTAACGCCCAGTTGGTCTTGCCAAAATACAGGTTATGAAATACAGGGGCATACAGGACGGCTGCTAAAATCCAAATTAAAGAGTTAATCATTTCTTATTCTCGCCTCCTCTGTAAAAAGGCAAGAATAAAAAAACTAATCGAAATCAGGAAATATTTTTACGCTTACCTCTTTGCCGTCATCAAGTTTCTGAACCGCTGAAAGAATGCCTCCCTCAATATACGAAAGGTTAAAGCTCCCGAACCCGTCGATTACAAGGCTCTTCGCGTCAGAAGGGCATCCATTTTCACAGCCTGCAACACCCCTGATCATCCTCGGGATGAGCTGCTCAATATCAAGCGCGGAGAGGTCCACCCCGTGCTTCGAGCCGAAATCAATAATATCTTTGGCATCTTTAACCGCATTGAACTTAAACGGATTCTCTACATCTACAGAAAAAGACTGCTTCCCGATACTTACATCTATCTCCATATGAGACCTCCGGTTTATTTATCTTTTCGTTTTTTTGCTGTTTTCTCTTCCAGATAATTCTGGAGTTCCCTGAGCGCCAGCGCCCTGTGGCTGATAACATTCTTTTCATCATCAGCCATCTCTGCGAATGTCCGGTCATGGCCTTCAGGAAAGAAGAGAGGATCATATCCGAAACCATTGTGACCCCTATTCTCTCTGCCGAGCCTGCCTTTGATGTATCCGGTGAATGTATGAACCTCTCCATTGTGAGCAAGTGCGATACAGCAGACAAACCTGGCGCCGCGCTTTTCGTCGGGAATATCTTTAAGCTCATCAAGAAGCTTTCTGTTATTGGCTGTGTCATCCGCCGGCTCCCCTGCGTAGCGTGCTGAATAAACACCCGGCGCGCCGCCGAGCGCGTCAACCTCAAGCCCTGAATCATCGGCTATGGCAGCCATCCCTGTTTTTGCGGCTATGAACTCCGCTTTTTTCAGAGCATTCGCCTCAAATGTGTCGCCGTCTTCAACTACATCTCCATACTCGGGGAAATCATCAAGCGTATATATCCGCGAATCCGGATCCGCCCGGTTCAGGATATTCTTCATCTCACGGATCTTCTTCCTGTTTTTTGTGGCTAAGACAAAATCCATAACGCTTAATTCTTGCCTTTTAACTTTATTTTAGATGCAAGTTTTATCGCCTCGATCATACTCGAGGGGTTTGCTTTATTCTGCCATGCTATATCAAAAGCCGTCCCGTGATCAGGCGAGGTTCTGATGAACGGCAGACCTAATGTAACATTTACACCGGTATCAAACGCAAGCATCTTAAAAGGTATTAATCCCTGGTCATGATACATGCTTACAACCAGATCAAACTCGCCTTCATAAGCCTTGTGAAAGATAACATCAGGAGGGTACGGGCCTGAGACATACATATCATCCGCGGATGCGTCTTCGATCGCAGGGATTATGGAGTCTCTCTCCTCATTGCCAAACAGTCCTGATTCACCTGCATGAGGGTTCAGGCCTGCTACGCCGATCACAGGTTTATCGATGCCGAGGATGGAGGCAGCCTTTACAGCATGCCTGATGGTTCTGTAGACCAGATCCTTGTTTATCGTATCAGGGACATCCCTTAATGGAATATGAATTGTGCACAGTACGATCTTAAGCTTCTCCGACACGAACATCATTGCAAAATCATCTGTTCCCGTAAGTTCAGCCAGAAGCTCAGTGTGCCCCGGCCATTTATAACCGGCCATCCTCAGGGATTCTTTGGATATCGGAGCGGTAACAATCGCAGAGACTTCATTCTTAAGCGCAAGCTCAACAGCCTTTTTTATGGATCCTACAGCCGCCCGCCCTCCCTCTGAAGAAGAGAATCCCTTTATGAAGTCCTCGCCGGAGTTGATATCAATGACCTCTATCTTCCCTTTGGAAGGAGATGAATCAGTAGGGCCTGAAATATTTACGACCTCAAAAGAGGAATTCGTAAGCCTCACGGCTTCCTTGATTATCTTTGCCGACCCTATTACAAGAGGATTACAGTTTTGACTTATCTCCCCGCAGGAGATCGCCTTTACGATTATCTCAGGCCCGATACCTCCCTGGTCCCCCATTGTTATGGCGATATTATTCATAAAATTATCGAAAGAAAAGTGGATGCGGCTGGAAAAGCTTTATAGCGATACCTTAGAAAATTGCAAAAAAGCATAACTGTTTTTTTTGAGCTTTCTTAATCGTTACTTCTCCCCTCAGGCATAATTAAAATATCCCATCGCTTTGTAAAGTTTTTCCAGCCGCATCCACTGTATTACTAAGGTTTATCCGGCAATGCGACAATCGCGTCTATCTCTACAGTTACATCCATAGGAAGCCTGCCCGCCTGGATGGTGCTCCTTGCCGGAGGCTCATCACTAAAGTACTCTCTGTATACGCTATTAAACCTCTGGAAGTCATCCATATCTGCAAGATAGCATGTGACCTTCAGCACATCCTTCATTTCTGCGCCGGCATCTTCCACAATGACTTTCATGTTCTGGAGAACCGCATGGGTCTCATCCTCAATAGTCCCCCTGACCATCAAACCTGTTTCAAGGTCTATCGGGATCTGTCCTGAGAGATACATCAAATCATTATGGATGACCGCCTGTGAATACGGCCCTTTCGGTTTCGGCGCCCTGTCTGATGAAAAGATCTTCTTATGAGACATCTCATGCTCCTTATGCAATAGTAGAAAAATATAAAGGCCTTGACCTGTAAAAGAATTTACAATTCCTTTATCAAAGCAAGGCCTTTTTATTTTAAGCTTATTTCTTGGTCTTCTCAGTCTTTTTTGTCTTTACTGTCTTCTTCTCTTTCTTAGGCCCGCATGAGCCTGAACCGCATCCGCATCCCATATTATTATCCTCCTTTTGTAAACTGCGTCTTATGCTTTATTTTAAGCGCTGCCAAAAATAAAATCCACTACCTACCCTGCCGCAGACCTTCCTGCTAACCAGCCTGTTGAAAACGCAGCCTGAAGATTATAGCCGCCTGTATCTGCATTTATATCCAAGACCTCGCCGGCAAAATAAAGATCCTTCACCAGCTTCGAGCACATCGTCCGGGGGTCAACTTCTTTTATATCAACACCGCCCGCGGTGACAATAGCCTCTTCAACAGGCCGATAGCCATTTATCTCAAGGCGGAGATCCTTCAGCCATAACTTCAGCCTTTTGCGTTCATCCGCCGTTATCTGATGGCACGCCTTGTCAGGGGATATCTTTGTCATATCAGTACAGACAGGGATCATTTTAGCAGGCAGAAGTTCTTTGAGCATCGTCTTATATTTCTGTTTCCCGTGCTCATTAAGGTCACGCAGCAGGCGGGCATCCAGCTTCTCATCATCAAGCGCAGGCTTCAGGTCAATTGATAAGGAGACCTTCTCCTTATTAAGAATAGCATCCACCACTCTGCCGCTCATGGATAATATCATAGGGCCTGAAAGACCGAAATGCGTGAATAGCATCTCGCCGAAATCCTCAACCGCCTTCTTTCCGTTAATGAAGGCACGCACTGAAACGTTCTTAAGGCTAAGTCCCTGCATCCTTTGAGCGATATCGCCTGATGTCTGAAGAGGGACAAGCGCAGGCCGAAGCGGTATTATTTTATGCCCTGCTGCTTCCGCAAACCTGTAGCCGTCTCCGGTTGAACCTGTGCCCGGATATGATATGCCTCCTGTTGCGATTATCACCGCGTCTGAAAGATAGACTTTGTTTTTTGAAACCTTGCCGTCAGATTGCGGCACACCGGCTATTTCCACGCCTTTGAGATTTCCGTCTTCAATAATTAGTCTCATGACAGGTGAAGAGTTGATTATCTTAACCCCGCATCCGACTGCCCAGCGTGTAAGCGCGTCCACAACATCCTGCGCCTGTCCGCTTGCAGGGAATACACGTCCTCCGCGCTCTATCACTGTTTCAATACCAAGCTCATCAAAGAAAGCCAAGAGCTCGGTTGAGAAGAATTTTGAAAAAGCCTGCCGGAGAAAACGGCCGTTCCTGTTGAAATGAGATATGAACTCAGACTGTGAAGCGGTATTCGTCAGGTTGCAGCGCCCCTTCCCGCTTATTCGCAGCTTTCTGCCGGGGCTTCTCATGCTCTCAAAAAGCAGCGTCTCAGCACCGGCAATTGCAGCCTGTCCCGCAGCCATCAGTCCGGCAGCGCCTGCGCCGATAACTATCACTCTGTGTTTGGATTGATTCTTCAAGGCTTCTCCTCTTTCACGTTCATTATAATTAGTATAAACTACAAAATATCCTGATGGGAGAGAATAATGAAAAAAATAGATGCCCATAAAGAAAATCATGGCCATGGCCACGGCCACAACCACGCACATGGCTCACACAATCATGTGCATGGTGTAGTTGACCCGTCTATCTTTACTACCCAGCGTGGTATATGGGCTGTAAAATGGTCGTTCGCTGCGTTATCCGCTACGGCATTATTACAGGTTTTTGTTTCCATAATGACGGGCAGCGTAGCTCTTCTTGCTGACACAATCCATAACATCGGCGACGCGGCAACTGCAATACCTCTTTGGTTTGCCTTTACGCTTGCAAGAAGAAAACCGTCAAAGCGGTTTACATACGGCTACGGACGCGTTGAAGACCTTGCCGGAGTTGCGGTTGTGCTGACCATCCTGTTCAGCGCTGTTGTCGCTGGTTATCAATCCATTGACCGCCTGTTCCATCCGCAAAAAGTGGAATATCTGTGGGCTGTAGCCGTCGCCTCAATTATTGGATTCCTCGGCAATGAGGCAGTTGCAATTTTCCGTATAAAGGTCGGCAAAGAGATCGGGAGCATCGCCCTTATCGCAGACGGCCATCACGCGCGTGTTGACGGTTTGACCAGCCTGGCTGTCCTCTTTGGCGCGATAGGAGTTTGGCTTGGTTATCCCCTTGCAGATCCGATTGTGGGGTTTTTAATCAGCGCGGCTATCCTCCGCATTGTATGGGATTCCGGAAAGGCTGTCTTCACACGAATGCTCGACGGAGTGGATCCGGAGATCATTGACGAGATCAGGCATTCTGTAAAACATGCGCCCGGAGTTCAGGACGTTACGGAAGCGCGCGTGAGATGGATAGGCCACAGGCTTCATGCTGAAGTAAATGTAGCGGTAACTCCCGGCATCACGGTTGAAAAGGGGCATGACATTGCAATGGAAGCGCGCCATCAGCTTTTGCATTCACTGAAATATTTATCTAATGTTACCATTCACATAGACACATTAAATGCTTCAGGAGAAGGCCATCATAATATTTCTGAACATGCCCACGGCAATCTGCCTCCGCATGCGCATTAGAAACTGCCGGGGTTGCACTCATTTCTATCCTTATTGACAGCATGCATCTTTCCTATGAGTGGTTAAAAGCAAAATATAAAATAAAAAAGCAGAGATGCCAAGAACAAATGCTGCTCCAATAAAAGACTTTGAATATCCGAAATGCATCGCAATAATCCCGGAAAGCAAAGGGCCTGTCGTATGCCCGATGTCCATGATCGAGCCGAGCAGCCCCATTGCCGAACCCCTTGCCTCCCTGCTGCTCAAGTCGGCTATATATGCTGATGTGGCCGATGTGACTATCGAAAGGCTCATGCCGAAAGCTACGCTCAAAATGAGTAAAGGGATAAATGATCTGAACAGCGAAAAGCAACCGATACAGACAGCCCCGATCAACGCACCTGTAAATATCTGCGGCTTTCTGCCGTGCCTGTCCGAGAACCTGCCCATAACCGGTTTTGACAAAGCAAGTGTAATAACCTGCGCCGAAAGAAATATCCCTAACTCAAAGGGGCTGATGCCTGAGCTGACAGCATAAAGCGGGAGAAATGTCTCAAACGTCCCGTATGCAAATAGTATTGCAGCCTCTACCATGCACGTGACAAGTATTATCTTGTCGGACAGAACAGATCTGAATATTTTTAACGTATCTTCCCACGGTTGGTTCCGGTGCTGAGGTTCCGCCGTCTGCGGAAGGAAGAGTGAAAGGAGAAGGGTGACTGCTCCCGCAAGAGCGCACACGATATAGACGGCTTTGTAACTTTGTGCCGGATTGAAGGCCAATGCTCCGATAATGCCTCCGCCGATAAGAGGCGCCATGAACCTGCCGACAAGCGTTGCAGTCGAAAACCAGCCCATTTTTTCGCCCCGCTCTTTGTGAAATAGCTCCGAGACAAGCGCCATAGCGACAGGTATAAAAATAGCAGTGGCAAAGCCGTGAAAAAACCGCACCATCGCAAGCTGCCATATCCGGGTTATGAAAAGGTACATGAACGGGGCAGTTGAAAAAATAAAAGAAGAGAATATCAGCATCTTCCGCTTGCCGAGCCTGTCAGAAAGAAGCCCGGCAGGAATACTGAATAGCACTCCGGTAAATGCCGATATAGATGCGACAAAACCAACCTTAGAGGGGTCTGCGCCAAGATGTGCGGCAAAGAGGGGAAGCACAGGGCTTTTGGAGATCGTTGAACTGAAGATCGCAAAGAGTCCGGTAGCGCAGAGAAGCCTGAAAGGACTGAACTTCATTTTTTCATTAGTCTCTGTATCTCACTGTGATAACCTAAATATCTTTCCAGCGTTATCTCATTCTTGCCATATTTGGGTATAGTTTTAAGTATATTTTCAAATTTGGTTTCTGCCTCCAGTTCATCATTTATCATTATGATACCGTCGGTGATGATATCAACGAGCCTGTCAGCATAGATAACTATCCGCTCTTCAAGCCTGTTCAGTGTATAGTCCTTAACCGGCAACCCGAGTTCTACAGCCTCGGATGCTGTCAGCCCGCCACGGATATGCTTTTCCATTATGTCCGTAATCGCCTGCGAAAGTCCCAATTGTTTTCCAAGTTCAGCGCCTATCTTGCCATGCTCCATTTCATGGGTCTTTGCCTTACCAAGGTCATGAAACAACGCGCCTCTTCCGACCAACTCCATGTCCATCTTTGCGCCTGTACGCTCTGCAAGCTCCAGCGCTTTTGCAGCAACCTTTCTACAGTGTTTAATATCGTCTTCGGAAACACCGGCATCTCTCAACATCTCAATGTCAGCGTTACTGATCGTGTACCCCATGTTCTGCCTCCTTATTTATCGACCTTTACCGTAATAATAAATATCGGCACTGCAAGTAAAAGCGCAGTTGCCATAACGCCGAATGTGAAGAGATAACCATGGTGCGCCAGAAGAAGGCCCGCAAGTATCGGACCCGACGCATGGCCGATATCGAATATCGAGCCGAACACGCCCATAGCCGTGCCAAAGTGTTTCTCCTTGCACACATCCGCTATTAATGCAGCCGAGGAAGATGTGACAAATGCCTCGCCAAACCCGAACAGCGTCGCGGTGATAAGCAGGTTATAAAATCCGGTCATCAGTGGTATCATGCCAAAGGATACGGCGCACAAAACCATCCCGATCGAGATTAGGGGCTTTCTGCCATACCTGTCGGATATCATTCCCATAAGAGGCTTGGAGAGTGATGTCACAACGACCTGAATCCCCCAGAGAAGCCCTGCCTGAAATTCATTGAGTCCCGCGACCGTCACCGCGTAGATCGGCAGGAATGCCTCCATAGCCCCAAGCGTCATATTCTGAAGCCCCTCCATGTTTGAGGTAATCAGAATCCTCTTGTCGCTGGCTACCTCTTTAATCCCTGACTTGAGCCGGCTCAGGGATTCCCTTAAACCTGATTTCTGCACCTGCTCATCCTTGCCGTGCCTGAACAGCAGTAGCGCGAGAATGAGCGAGAGTATACCGGCTATCCCGCTGAGGATGAATGCCGTATGAAATTCTCCAATAGTAACCTCTTTGCTCTTCGACAGCCCGTGCAGTATAAATCCGCCGACAGGCGCGCCCATAAGGGTTCCCTTCATCGTGATGGATGAGAACCACGACAGCATCTCGCCCTTTTTCGCTCCGGCGTAATCGGCGACAACAGACATGGAAACAGGGCCGTAAATAGCAGTGGCGAACCCATGTATAAATCGTATTGCCATGAGAGCGCCCTGCCCGTGAACAAACAAATAGGCAAAGGGAACCACAGCGAAAAACACAAGCCCGATAAGCATCGTCCTTTTCCGCCCGATAATATCCGAGAGCGCGCCGGATGGGAGCTTGAAAAATATCCCCGTTACCGTCGAGATGCCTACAATGAACCCTATGGACTCAGGCCCGGCTCCCAAATAAAGAGCAAAAAGCGGAAGCACCGGGCTTCTTGCAAGCGAATAGGAGAACCTCGCAAACAAACCCACTGTGCATAGGGTGACAAATGGCGTCAGGAATCTTTTCATCTAATGTTTCGCCGGTGTCTGCCGGTCAAAATAGATGCTCTTCCCTGTTATACTTACCGGGATTCCCATAGCGACTTCAGCCTTTATTAATCCTATAGCCTTTGCTGCTGCGCCCACGCGCTGCTGCACACGGCAATCAACATTCAGCAGGCTTGCAGTCTTGGCAGCAGATGAAAGAGCGACCCCGATATCCATCATCCTCATAACGCAATGAGGCCCGGTGTATCCCATTTCCTTGTCCTTCATCTGCCTGTTCTTTGCAAACTCGGCGCAAGTCGGATGGCCGCAGGCGCCACAGTCATACCCTGCTGTCACAGGCTTGCCCAAACCCACGAGAAGTAGTGACTGGGAATTCTCGATATTGGATGCGTCCCTCAGCCAGAATGCCTCGTTCGTGCTCTTTGGCGCGTACTCTTTCATAGCATCAGCTATCTTCTTCAGATCCTCGTCTTTAGTGACTACAACGATCTCAAGGAAATCTTTTCCGCCTGCCTTCGGCGCAGTCCTTGCCGATGCTGCCATAAACTTTACCGCCATCTCAGTTACTTCTTTCATTTGAATACCTCCTTAAGTTACAGGTTATATAAATATCTTCCATATAAATCCGGCAGCAGCCGAACAGATGATCACAGGTATCATTCCCCATTTAAACCTCAGCATACCTATAAAGGCAGCTACTGCAACTGTCAGCGCATACCAGTCAAAGCCTTTACCCTCGGGCAGCAAAGTATGATAAGTAAAGATCACTGAA
This region includes:
- a CDS encoding MFS transporter, whose protein sequence is MKFSPFRLLCATGLFAIFSSTISKSPVLPLFAAHLGADPSKVGFVASISAFTGVLFSIPAGLLSDRLGKRKMLIFSSFIFSTAPFMYLFITRIWQLAMVRFFHGFATAIFIPVAMALVSELFHKERGEKMGWFSTATLVGRFMAPLIGGGIIGALAFNPAQSYKAVYIVCALAGAVTLLLSLFLPQTAEPQHRNQPWEDTLKIFRSVLSDKIILVTCMVEAAILFAYGTFETFLPLYAVSSGISPFELGIFLSAQVITLALSKPVMGRFSDRHGRKPQIFTGALIGAVCIGCFSLFRSFIPLLILSVAFGMSLSIVTSATSAYIADLSSREARGSAMGLLGSIMDIGHTTGPLLSGIIAMHFGYSKSFIGAAFVLGISAFLFYILLLTTHRKDACCQ
- a CDS encoding HDIG domain-containing protein yields the protein MGYTISNADIEMLRDAGVSEDDIKHCRKVAAKALELAERTGAKMDMELVGRGALFHDLGKAKTHEMEHGKIGAELGKQLGLSQAITDIMEKHIRGGLTASEAVELGLPVKDYTLNRLEERIVIYADRLVDIITDGIIMINDELEAETKFENILKTIPKYGKNEITLERYLGYHSEIQRLMKK
- a CDS encoding cation transporter; protein product: MKKIDAHKENHGHGHGHNHAHGSHNHVHGVVDPSIFTTQRGIWAVKWSFAALSATALLQVFVSIMTGSVALLADTIHNIGDAATAIPLWFAFTLARRKPSKRFTYGYGRVEDLAGVAVVLTILFSAVVAGYQSIDRLFHPQKVEYLWAVAVASIIGFLGNEAVAIFRIKVGKEIGSIALIADGHHARVDGLTSLAVLFGAIGVWLGYPLADPIVGFLISAAILRIVWDSGKAVFTRMLDGVDPEIIDEIRHSVKHAPGVQDVTEARVRWIGHRLHAEVNVAVTPGITVEKGHDIAMEARHQLLHSLKYLSNVTIHIDTLNASGEGHHNISEHAHGNLPPHAH
- a CDS encoding MFS transporter is translated as MKRFLTPFVTLCTVGLFARFSYSLARSPVLPLFALYLGAGPESIGFIVGISTVTGIFFKLPSGALSDIIGRKRTMLIGLVFFAVVPFAYLFVHGQGALMAIRFIHGFATAIYGPVSMSVVADYAGAKKGEMLSWFSSITMKGTLMGAPVGGFILHGLSKSKEVTIGEFHTAFILSGIAGILSLILALLLFRHGKDEQVQKSGLRESLSRLKSGIKEVASDKRILITSNMEGLQNMTLGAMEAFLPIYAVTVAGLNEFQAGLLWGIQVVVTSLSKPLMGMISDRYGRKPLISIGMVLCAVSFGMIPLMTGFYNLLITATLFGFGEAFVTSSSAALIADVCKEKHFGTAMGVFGSIFDIGHASGPILAGLLLAHHGYLFTFGVMATALLLAVPIFIITVKVDK